A segment of the Meles meles chromosome 4, mMelMel3.1 paternal haplotype, whole genome shotgun sequence genome:
TTTGGAGAAGAGCCACCCAactccttccctcaccctccaATTCCTGTCTCCAAGATGGAAACTTAGAGGATCATTCctttaatttccttaatatataTTCACCCAATTTTCAAGGAGGAACCATATCACAGGTTAACGTTCTTATCTGCCTCCCTGTTTCCCCACCCGTCTATCTATAGACATCTGTCATGACCTTGGAAAGTCTTTTGTCTGCTACTCCACAcatccagagaaagagaagtagtTCACAAGAGGGAACATTCTAGCAGTGGCACAGTTCATCCCCTGCAAAGGAAGCTCCCTGACTTACTTATGCATGATAAATAACTACTGCCTTCCCCAGGTTCCTTTCTTAGAGAGAAGTCTTTATAATTATATGAAGCTAATGAAGGGTCAGTGCTCTCCCACTCACTGTGAAGTTTTAGGTGAATCACTTAACTATGCTGAACTGGCTTTGCCtttggcaaaaaaaaacaaaaaaaaaactaaactaactTTAATGTATCTTCCAATTCCAACATTCTCTAATCATTCAAGGAATAACAGTTGTTTTAAAGTTCCACACACAtacaatgtacagaaatataagaaaatataagtaaaattattCAAACCTTTTCATAATAAGATCTAAAGTTCAAAAATTATACAAAGGTGGCATTTCTATGCATGGGCCTTATCCTGGAATTCCGGCCTTTTCAATTACATTTAAGATAATTATTATTAGACCCTGTTCCTGGCTCAGACTTCTATTGCTGCCATAGTCTGTTGAGGCATGATTCTCTGATTTATGTATTCTTAATCATCAAATGCTTCCTGGCATATAGTGATATAAGTCCTGGAGTAACTGAAGAATCTGCATCCCAACATAGCATACTTCATGCTGtttcacatttgaaaattttctggaGTCCAAAATACTCGCTGGCATTCATGGCTTATCTTGACACACGAAAATGGCAATGGTAATCCACCACTAGCAGGGTGAACCAAAGTTTCACTAAATATAAAAGATTTGGCTGGtgcattccatttttttccctgtctttttGTCTCTTAAGAGCAATGAAACCTGTAAAAATTGGATTGGGATGGAGTAAAGTTAACTGGCCTTCCTGGAAAGATCCCAGCTAGGTGGCCATGCTCAACACATTAACTGTCCCACTGCTTAGACTTCACCCAACCACAAGTTCCCAATTCTTAGTCTGGTTCTCTTATAATTTAGTCTGACTGAGAGAAAGACGAGAAGAGAATCCATTCTTCCCCTTAGTAACTCACTGTTGCTTCGATACCTGCCAAGTAGACTGAACTGCTGGGTTAGCAGAATCTGATCAGGAAACTATGACCCTGGCAGAAATTAATCAGACTCCTTATAAATATGCATAGAGTGCAAATATTAAATTTGGATAATATTGagccaaaacaaaaaccctctacATTATAAAAGCAGGAAATCTGACAGCCCAGTCTTTGGCACCACCATGAAATCCAGCACAGCTaaatttcaaagaagagaaataaaataaggtacATCAAGGATTTCTTCATATCTTTTGGCTGTTCTTTGTAAATCATCTTCCTTCTCCGCAATTTTTTTATGTAACTGATTTGTCTCTTCCTGATGGCTTTCCAAAAGTTCAGCTTCCACTTCCTGGGCTTTATCTAATACGtaaaaaaaatggacacataaaaGAACATACATTAGGCAACCATTAGTATCTATATCACAACTTCAGTTCCAAATTAAATTTGATAAAAATCAATTGGTCATATGTACCCTCTCACAGAGCAGAAATGTCTTTATAAGGCAATTAATTAGCTAATGTGTCAGGTTCTTtcactccctcctcctttcctaaAGGCAAGCTACCACCAGGCAAGCACAGGTTCCTATTAGAAAAATTTCTTAGACAggaatcatttttttctccagtttaaTTACTTGAAGCACTTAGCACCACGTGAAAACAGTAAGTTTAAAGTATAAATAGTCTCTGCTGATTCTGACTTGTTCTTTACTGAATTTGACTCACCAATGGTTTCTTTTATGGTCATTTCCAGCTCCTGTTCCTTTTGTGCCAGCTGTGTATGGAACTCCCTCATCAGCTGTTTTAATGTAGAATTGTGCTTCAACTCAAGATCTTCCTGCTCCTGTCTGtgtaacaaaaatataaacagcTAACTGTTGTCAAACACAAAACAAGACGCACAGTTACCTAGTCTTCACAAGAGTGCACGTAAGATCTCACTGGTATAAAAACATGTTTAAGGGTGTATACGTGTGTTTGTGTACGTCCAGGCACAGAAAACTTCTGGGAAGATACAGAAACTGATTCTCTCTATATACTGATCCTGGGGATTTGAGAAttcttcttttccacttaaaatttTCATCATACACATCCATCTTATATAATAACACTAACACTAAAAATAgtacaatgaaaagaaagcaaTTACTGGGATATGTACATAATAAGCATAATCATATATGCAAGAAAGTTCTTCCCCCTCTAAACGGATGTGAAAGAACACTGCCTCTTGccttaaattgttttatattttttcccagCATTTAACTTACTCAATTTATGTTTCATAGTTTGGGCAGGCGAAATTTAGGTGTATCAGGCACAATAAAAGGGACTTAACTATAAGGACtgtcttaaaaatattcatgctggggtacctgggtggcttagttagttaagcatcagactctttgttttgtttttaaagattttatttatttatttatttgagagagagagagagagtgagagtaaaGCACACATGTGTAGGgtgagggacaggcagactctgcactgagcacagatcccAATGTGAagcttgaccctgagatcatgacctgagccaaaatgaagagtcaaagacttaactgactgagccacccaggtaccccaaaggtccaactcttgatttttggttcaggatatgatctcagggtcgtgagattgacgcctgcattgggctcccatggaccctgcttaaaattctctttccttctattctcccccaccttccccccaaCTGCTgctcttactcactctctctctaaaataaataaatacaataaatattcatgCTGAAAAACTCACTtgattttttcttccatttcttgttCATATTCTTTCTTCATGATATCCAATTCTTGCTGATGCTCCTTCCGCAACATTCGGAGATCTTTCTGCAACTTAACAATCTCCTTGCCCAGCTTCTGcttctcttgctctgcccctgcTAATTTAAATTCCAGGTCATTGTGCTCTGCCGCCATGTTACCAGGCAATCTGGGTTGGACTGCATGTGATTTGGACTTTTCTTCACCACTTTCTTCCAAAGCTTCTGTGGGTTTATTTTTTCCGTCCATCTGTTGTTGTAAAGCctgtaatttttcatattttgaggTCAACTCTTCCATTTCAACTCTatgcccttccctctctcttactAAGCAGGAATCCAGCTCTTTTATCTTTTGCTCCAAGATCTGACAGGCTAGTTCCTTCTCCTGGAGTGCTTTCTGGACATCATCAACCACATTTTCCAAGTTTTGCTTTGCCCCTATGTTATTTTTACCTCCCTCTTCTTCCACATGCTGGGATGCTATCAAGGaatatttcttgcttttttcttcaaGCTCTTCCTGAAGATGATTTATCGTAACTTGATCCTCATGCTGCTTTGCTTCTGCGTGTTCTATCTTTATTAAGAGCTCCTGGTATCTGCACTGCATTTCAGAATGAGAAGATACCGTCTCTTCTTTTTCCCGCTCTAGCCTCTGcaacagcttttctttttccattagaCTTCTCTGTAAAGCACTGATTTTGTCGTCGTATGCCTTCTGCACACAGCCCTCAGGATCCACGTTTTGCTCAGCACAGGATGCCACATGTTCTGCCGACCTGTGTATAACTGATGCTTCTGACTGTGGTGGACCTTTAAGTTTTTCTTCCAAGACctgaatttctctctccttctcctgcaATTTTGTGTTCAGTTCACCCAGATGGCCTTCTGTGTCTTTTTTATATTGCTGTTCCTTCTCTTCCATTTGAGATAGCAACTGCTTCTTGATGGCAGCAATTTTTTGTTCGGCTTTTTTCTTCAGTTCTGCTAATTTTGCAGCACCTTCTAACTCAAGCCTATCTTCCAGTGCCTTCAACTCCTCTTCTTTGCCCTTCATACCTGAATTTGCATGTTCCAATTCTTTCTTCGTGGCCTCAAGTTCAGATTTCATGGAAGACACTTGCTTTTCAAGTCTTGAGACTTTTTCTTCAGCTTCTTTAAACCTGttgtccttttcttctcctaactCTTGAATGTGCTGAAGTTTCTGAAGCATTTCTTTCTGTTCAGTGTCTTTTTGTTGATTGTAATTGTTAAGAGCTTCATTTAAGGACTCAATTTCAGTTGTTTTCTGAGTAAGATGCTCCTCTAATTCCACAATTCTTGTCATTTGAGTTTTTAACTCTGTCTCTAAATTACACTCCTTTTTCTCCAGCTTGCTCTTCTTATCTTCCATTTCACCCTTTAAACATACCAATTTCTCATTCTGCTGATCAAGATCCTCCTTCAATCCATGTATCTGCTCATCCTTTTCGTTGGCCTCCTTTGCTTTTAACTCAAGCTGCACCTGCAAGTCTTTAATAGTACTCTGATACTGTACGAATTTTGACTGtgctttcttcttccattctgagaATTTGTTGGACAAGTGATCTACCTGTTCAAGAGCAGAGATCTTGTCTTTACTCAGAGTTTCAACTTTCAAAGAGAAATCTTGCACCTGACCGAGTAATTCACGTTGTTGTTCATCGTATCGCTTACTTAGTGATGAAATGGCTGCTTCTTTCTCAGTTAGGCTGATGCTGTTCTGAAGCTGAGTGTTTAAATCAGTTAGTTGTTTACTAAGACTGCTGatctcatatttcttttctttaagctCTTCTTTCATCAGTGTGACAGCATTGATGTTCTCTGATAACTCTTTCTTCAACTGTGTGATACAAGACTCCTTTTCAGAGGCAGCCTGTAGCTGGTTGCCGCCTTCCTTCTGTAAGGCTTCTTTCTCCATTACAAGCCCTTCAATATCAGCCTTCATGCTCttaatctgattttctttttcttctaactgATGGGTAGCCTGTTGAAAAGAACTGTTTAGTGTATTCTGCTCTTCTCTTAGCTGTCTAAGCTGTGCTTCTAATTCAGAAGCTTTGCAAGTTTTAATTACCAATGCCTCCTTAACTTTTGTTGTGTGGTGCTGACAGTGGGAAATTCTAGAGAGTATGGCATTAATTTTACTACTACTAATGTTGATTAGCTCATTTGTTTTAGCTTGCAACAAGGCTTCAGTTTTCTTAGAGTAAATATCCAGCTGAACTGCTAGTTCCTCAGACAGTTTTTTGAATTCCAAGCTTTTGTCTTCtaggtttttctcatttctttcatgtGAAGATTTCAAACTCTGGACTTCCTCATCTGTGGTTTTCAATTTGTCAGTCAACTCAGAAACCTTCAGCTTATCTTTTTCTGCCAGCATCTCCAGTTCAACTATACGCTCTTGAAGAGAAGTATTTTCCTTCAGAGAATGATTCAAGTCAACCTCCAGCTTTTCCAGTTGTGCTTTCAGTTTAGTTTCATTTTGTGAGAGAGAGTTCATATGAGCAGACTTCTCTTGTATCTGTTCCCGTAATTCCCTTAGTACTGTGTCCTGCTTAATGCCTTCTTCTTTCAGCCATGTTAGTTCCTTGTTCATCTCTTCTTTTTCACACCCACTTTGGAGTATCTTTTGCTTCAGTTCTGCTACCTCTTGCTCTTTTTCCTGTAATTGGAGTTCATGTTTTTCCTGAAGTTCTTCAGCTTGCTGATTAAGTTTCTTTTCCCAGACCGAAACAACATCACTGAGTTCTCGTCTATGTACCTCAGTGAGCCTTTCTATTTGctccttttggtttgtttccagtCTCGACACTGCATCATTGATCCCAGCAGAGTTAGCTTGTGCCATTTCCACAATTTTGGCATtgaactgtttttctttctcactaaGCTCTAGAACCATATTTTCAAGCTCTTTTTTAAGTTTGGCTTCCTGGTCCACtagttttttctttaatgtttcttgtatctcctttgctttctgcttaattttttccatctttttttcttgattttttaatttggtttcatATTCCTCATGTAAAACACTAAAACTTTCCTCCTTGGCTGATAATTTCTGTTTGagtgtttcaatttctttgctctgtccttctctcatttgtaaaattacattttccttttctatcaaGCTCTGCTTTGTCTGTGCCTGTTCTGTATTAGTATCTCTAAGTTGGGACTCATAGTGTTGGGTTAAAGCCTGTAGTTTTTCCTCCATTTCACTTTTCTGGTTTTCCAGTTGCTGCCTTAAGTCCTGCACCTGGATTTTGTGAGTGTCTAACTCAGCACAAACATCTTTCTTTTGTGTTTCAACTTCAGCTACCTGTTTAATAAGAAGAATTCTCTCTGTTTCTAAGTCCAACAATTTCTGCTGCAATTGAGCCAAGTGCTCCTCAGATGCTCTGGCCTGCTCGTGTGTAGTACTCTGCTGTGACTGAAAAAGAGCCAGCTTAGCAGATGCCTGTTGGAGTTCTTCTTCAGACCTTTTAATATCTGCCTCTAAGTTTTCCACACGAGCCTGATGCTCTTTCAAATGCTTGTCCTTTTCCTTCAGAAGAAGCCCAAGTTgattaatttcatcttttaatGCCTTCTCAGTTCTCTGGATAGATATCTCCTGTTCTTTAATGATACTCTCGACTTGCTGCTGGTGATGGCTTTTCTGTTGATCTAGCTTGGCCTCTAGCTCCTGCTTTACTTTATCTGCTTGATCCTTTAGTACAGAAAGTTCCTCTTCTAGCTTCTCCCGGGTTCTTAATACTTCTGACAGTTCAGAAGACAATGATTCCAGTTCTGTTTGCTTCACGTCAAGCTTTTCTAAAGTCTTTTCATTCATCTCTTCTATGTGGGCCTGGAAAAGACTCTCTTTATCTTTCaacaatgtttctttttcttgttcatgCTTTTCCCTAAGTTTTTCCAATTCAGTCTGATGCTGTTGCTTTAAGACTTGGAGTTTTTCAGTCCAAAGGGTATCCTGCTGATGTTGCAAGCTTTCCAATTCTGCCTTGTGTTTTTCAACCATGATTGTAATTTCTTTATTGtgcttatttttttcagcttccaAATGAATAGCTAAATCTTC
Coding sequences within it:
- the GOLGA4 gene encoding golgin subfamily A member 4 isoform X4; the encoded protein is MFKKLKQKISEEQQQLQQALASTQAPSNSSTPTRTRSRTSSFTEQLDEGTPNRENASIQAMKSPDSVNGSEPTTPQSGDMQSFAQKLQLRVPSMESLFRSPLKESLFRSSSKESLVRTSSRESLNRFDLDCSVATFDPSSDMESEPEDPLPNLDSLSKEQLIQWLRRMERRLSSYKGKCSELVTAYQTLQREKKKLQGILSQSQDKALRRIGELREELQMDQQAKKHLQEEFDASLEEKDQHISVLQTQVSLLKQRLRNGPMNIDLPRPFPQMEPQAEGVSKENTDSDIEPVVVDGASAKTLEVLQQRVKRQENLLQRCKETIQSHKEQCALLTSEKEALQEQLDERLQELEKMKELHMAEKTKLITQLRDAKNLIEQLEQDKGMVIAETKRQMHETLEMKEEEIAQLRGRIKQMTTLGEELREQKEKSERAAFEELEKALSTAQKTEESRRKMKAEMDEQIKAIEKTREEERSSLQQELSRVKQEVVDVTKKSSEQIAKLQKLHEEELASKEQELTKKFQTQERQFQEQMKIALEKSQSEYMKITQEKEQQESLALEELELQKKAILLESENKLRDLQQEAETYRTRILELESSLEKSLQESKNQSEDLAIHLEAEKNKHNKEITIMVEKHKAELESLQHQQDTLWTEKLQVLKQQHQTELEKLREKHEQEKETLLKDKESLFQAHIEEMNEKTLEKLDVKQTELESLSSELSEVLRTREKLEEELSVLKDQADKVKQELEAKLDQQKSHHQQQVESIIKEQEISIQRTEKALKDEINQLGLLLKEKDKHLKEHQARVENLEADIKRSEEELQQASAKLALFQSQQSTTHEQARASEEHLAQLQQKLLDLETERILLIKQVAEVETQKKDVCAELDTHKIQVQDLRQQLENQKSEMEEKLQALTQHYESQLRDTNTEQAQTKQSLIEKENVILQMREGQSKEIETLKQKLSAKEESFSVLHEEYETKLKNQEKKMEKIKQKAKEIQETLKKKLVDQEAKLKKELENMVLELSEKEKQFNAKIVEMAQANSAGINDAVSRLETNQKEQIERLTEVHRRELSDVVSVWEKKLNQQAEELQEKHELQLQEKEQEVAELKQKILQSGCEKEEMNKELTWLKEEGIKQDTVLRELREQIQEKSAHMNSLSQNETKLKAQLEKLEVDLNHSLKENTSLQERIVELEMLAEKDKLKVSELTDKLKTTDEEVQSLKSSHERNEKNLEDKSLEFKKLSEELAVQLDIYSKKTEALLQAKTNELINISSSKINAILSRISHCQHHTTKVKEALVIKTCKASELEAQLRQLREEQNTLNSSFQQATHQLEEKENQIKSMKADIEGLVMEKEALQKEGGNQLQAASEKESCITQLKKELSENINAVTLMKEELKEKKYEISSLSKQLTDLNTQLQNSISLTEKEAAISSLSKRYDEQQRELLGQVQDFSLKVETLSKDKISALEQVDHLSNKFSEWKKKAQSKFVQYQSTIKDLQVQLELKAKEANEKDEQIHGLKEDLDQQNEKLVCLKGEMEDKKSKLEKKECNLETELKTQMTRIVELEEHLTQKTTEIESLNEALNNYNQQKDTEQKEMLQKLQHIQELGEEKDNRFKEAEEKVSRLEKQVSSMKSELEATKKELEHANSGMKGKEEELKALEDRLELEGAAKLAELKKKAEQKIAAIKKQLLSQMEEKEQQYKKDTEGHLGELNTKLQEKEREIQVLEEKLKGPPQSEASVIHRSAEHVASCAEQNVDPEGCVQKAYDDKISALQRSLMEKEKLLQRLEREKEETVSSHSEMQCRYQELLIKIEHAEAKQHEDQVTINHLQEELEEKSKKYSLIASQHVEEEGGKNNIGAKQNLENVVDDVQKALQEKELACQILEQKIKELDSCLVREREGHRVEMEELTSKYEKLQALQQQMDGKNKPTEALEESGEEKSKSHAVQPRLPGNMAAEHNDLEFKLAGAEQEKQKLGKEIVKLQKDLRMLRKEHQQELDIMKKEYEQEMEEKIKQEQEDLELKHNSTLKQLMREFHTQLAQKEQELEMTIKETIDKAQEVEAELLESHQEETNQLHKKIAEKEDDLQRTAKRYEEILDAREEEMTAKVMDLETQLEELQNKYQERLQQEDSPGNDKITIMELQTQLAQKTTLISDSKLKEQEFREQIHNLEDRLKKYEKNVYATTVGTPYKGGNLYHTDVSLLGEPTEFEYLRKVLFEYMMGRETKTMAKVITTVLKFPDDQTQKILEREDARLMYTSPRSGIF
- the GOLGA4 gene encoding golgin subfamily A member 4 isoform X3 → MFKKLKQKISEEQQQLQQALASTQAPSNSSTPTRTRSRTSSFTEQLDEGTPNRELLAGMIAEPAFLSEYTIFALDSSKQPKTQTDSVNASIQAMKSPDSVNGSEPTTPQSGDMQSFAQKLQLRVPSMESLFRSPLKESLFRSSSKESLVRTSSRESLNRFDLDCSVATFDPSSDMESEPEDPLPNLDSLSKEQLIQWLRRMERRLSSYKGKCSELVTAYQTLQREKKKLQGILSQSQDKALRRIGELREELQMDQQAKKHLQEEFDASLEEKDQHISVLQTQVSLLKQRLRNGPMNIDLPRPFPQMEPQAEGVSKENTDSDIEPVVVDGASAKTLEVLQQRVKRQENLLQRCKETIQSHKEQCALLTSEKEALQEQLDERLQELEKMKGMVIAETKRQMHETLEMKEEEIAQLRGRIKQMTTLGEELREQKEKSERAAFEELEKALSTAQKTEESRRKMKAEMDEQIKAIEKTREEERSSLQQELSRVKQEVVDVTKKSSEQIAKLQKLHEEELASKEQELTKKFQTQERQFQEQMKIALEKSQSEYMKITQEKEQQESLALEELELQKKAILLESENKLRDLQQEAETYRTRILELESSLEKSLQESKNQSEDLAIHLEAEKNKHNKEITIMVEKHKAELESLQHQQDTLWTEKLQVLKQQHQTELEKLREKHEQEKETLLKDKESLFQAHIEEMNEKTLEKLDVKQTELESLSSELSEVLRTREKLEEELSVLKDQADKVKQELEAKLDQQKSHHQQQVESIIKEQEISIQRTEKALKDEINQLGLLLKEKDKHLKEHQARVENLEADIKRSEEELQQASAKLALFQSQQSTTHEQARASEEHLAQLQQKLLDLETERILLIKQVAEVETQKKDVCAELDTHKIQVQDLRQQLENQKSEMEEKLQALTQHYESQLRDTNTEQAQTKQSLIEKENVILQMREGQSKEIETLKQKLSAKEESFSVLHEEYETKLKNQEKKMEKIKQKAKEIQETLKKKLVDQEAKLKKELENMVLELSEKEKQFNAKIVEMAQANSAGINDAVSRLETNQKEQIERLTEVHRRELSDVVSVWEKKLNQQAEELQEKHELQLQEKEQEVAELKQKILQSGCEKEEMNKELTWLKEEGIKQDTVLRELREQIQEKSAHMNSLSQNETKLKAQLEKLEVDLNHSLKENTSLQERIVELEMLAEKDKLKVSELTDKLKTTDEEVQSLKSSHERNEKNLEDKSLEFKKLSEELAVQLDIYSKKTEALLQAKTNELINISSSKINAILSRISHCQHHTTKVKEALVIKTCKASELEAQLRQLREEQNTLNSSFQQATHQLEEKENQIKSMKADIEGLVMEKEALQKEGGNQLQAASEKESCITQLKKELSENINAVTLMKEELKEKKYEISSLSKQLTDLNTQLQNSISLTEKEAAISSLSKRYDEQQRELLGQVQDFSLKVETLSKDKISALEQVDHLSNKFSEWKKKAQSKFVQYQSTIKDLQVQLELKAKEANEKDEQIHGLKEDLDQQNEKLVCLKGEMEDKKSKLEKKECNLETELKTQMTRIVELEEHLTQKTTEIESLNEALNNYNQQKDTEQKEMLQKLQHIQELGEEKDNRFKEAEEKVSRLEKQVSSMKSELEATKKELEHANSGMKGKEEELKALEDRLELEGAAKLAELKKKAEQKIAAIKKQLLSQMEEKEQQYKKDTEGHLGELNTKLQEKEREIQVLEEKLKGPPQSEASVIHRSAEHVASCAEQNVDPEGCVQKAYDDKISALQRSLMEKEKLLQRLEREKEETVSSHSEMQCRYQELLIKIEHAEAKQHEDQVTINHLQEELEEKSKKYSLIASQHVEEEGGKNNIGAKQNLENVVDDVQKALQEKELACQILEQKIKELDSCLVREREGHRVEMEELTSKYEKLQALQQQMDGKNKPTEALEESGEEKSKSHAVQPRLPGNMAAEHNDLEFKLAGAEQEKQKLGKEIVKLQKDLRMLRKEHQQELDIMKKEYEQEMEEKIKQEQEDLELKHNSTLKQLMREFHTQLAQKEQELEMTIKETIDKAQEVEAELLESHQEETNQLHKKIAEKEDDLQRTAKRYEEILDAREEEMTAKVMDLETQLEELQNKYQERLQQEDSPGNDKITIMELQTQLAQKTTLISDSKLKEQEFREQIHNLEDRLKKYEKNVYATTVGTPYKGGNLYHTDVSLLGEPTEFEYLRKVLFEYMMGRETKTMAKVITTVLKFPDDQTQKILEREDARLMYTSPRSGIF